A genome region from Triticum aestivum cultivar Chinese Spring chromosome 2B, IWGSC CS RefSeq v2.1, whole genome shotgun sequence includes the following:
- the LOC123044499 gene encoding uncharacterized protein isoform X2, whose product MAVGVLAWKDGGRLARARARQHGVGPLTVVPGSGQWFDGQHEGGDVMASATNAGCPYSISCRTISLFYQHQWTTHAPCEGHPDT is encoded by the exons ATGGCCGTCGGCGTGCTTGCTTGGAAGGATGGAGGCCGCCTCGCCCGGGCGCGGGCGCGGCAGCACGGCGTCGGGCCGTTGACGGTGGTGCCTGGGTCGGGGCAGTGGTTTGACGGGCAACACGAAGGAGGTGATGTAATGGCGTCAGCGACCAATGCAG GCTGCCCGTACTCCATAAGCTGTCGTACAATCTCGCTGTTCTACCAACATCAATGGACCACCCATGCTCCATGTGAG GGACATCCCGACACATGA
- the LOC123044499 gene encoding uncharacterized protein isoform X1, whose translation MAVGVLAWKDGGRLARARARQHGVGPLTVVPGSGQWFDGQHEGGDVMASATNAGCPYSISCRTISLFYQHQWTTHAPCETIASQSGLFDHLINVWKFKPGPVLQPMTFTS comes from the exons ATGGCCGTCGGCGTGCTTGCTTGGAAGGATGGAGGCCGCCTCGCCCGGGCGCGGGCGCGGCAGCACGGCGTCGGGCCGTTGACGGTGGTGCCTGGGTCGGGGCAGTGGTTTGACGGGCAACACGAAGGAGGTGATGTAATGGCGTCAGCGACCAATGCAG GCTGCCCGTACTCCATAAGCTGTCGTACAATCTCGCTGTTCTACCAACATCAATGGACCACCCATGCTCCATGTGAG ACGATAGCGTCTCAAAGTGGACTTTTCGATCATTTGATAAACGTTTGGAAATTCAAGCCTGGTCCTGTTCTGCAACCTATGACGTTTACTTCTTAG